One window of Anaerolineales bacterium genomic DNA carries:
- a CDS encoding ParA family protein has protein sequence MSTKVICIANQKGGVGKTTTAVSLAHGLSQKGRRVLLIDLDPQGQSATALGRNPEPGAFYLLTMGSTPQETTFVQSWVRFSGREGLYLLPGDQQTMAAQTVLNAQDKPISAIRQSIQRFFKDGLHYILFDTAPSVGGIQERAVWASDLVIVPTATEFLSADGVSKVLLMMSVLQEKKNWRGNLLGILPTFFDEQTRESKATMETLMERFDTSVLPPIHRSTLLRECAAEGKTIFEMDELCRAAKQYQALTQHVMKF, from the coding sequence ATGTCCACCAAAGTTATTTGCATTGCCAATCAAAAGGGCGGGGTCGGCAAAACCACCACCGCCGTTTCCCTTGCCCACGGTCTTTCCCAAAAGGGCCGGCGCGTTCTGCTGATCGATCTGGACCCACAGGGACAATCCGCCACCGCCCTGGGACGCAACCCCGAGCCCGGCGCGTTTTATCTGCTCACAATGGGAAGCACCCCCCAGGAGACCACCTTTGTGCAGTCGTGGGTGCGTTTTTCCGGACGGGAGGGATTGTATTTATTACCGGGTGACCAGCAGACAATGGCAGCCCAGACCGTGCTCAACGCGCAGGATAAACCCATCTCCGCCATCCGCCAATCGATCCAACGCTTCTTCAAGGATGGACTTCATTACATCCTCTTCGATACGGCGCCCAGTGTGGGCGGTATCCAGGAACGTGCGGTCTGGGCCTCTGACCTGGTGATCGTGCCAACTGCCACCGAGTTCCTTTCTGCAGACGGCGTCTCGAAGGTGCTGCTCATGATGAGTGTGCTTCAGGAAAAGAAAAACTGGCGCGGAAATCTATTGGGCATCCTGCCGACCTTCTTCGACGAACAAACCCGCGAGAGCAAAGCCACAATGGAAACCCTAATGGAACGGTTTGATACGAGTGTCCTGCCGCCCATCCATCGCTCCACACTGCTCAGAGAATGCGCCGCCGAAGGCAAGACGATCTTTGAAATGGACGAACTATGTCGCGCCGCGAAGCAGTATCAGGCGCTGACCCAGCATGTGATGAAG